The stretch of DNA ctataacataaaatatataatattatgaattttacaCGTATATAAATCTTgatatttaactattttttatttgaagctTAAATATTATTTGGGGTATATTTTAGACTATTTTTTAaatctattatttttaagaattgaGTTCAAGAGTATCTCAAGTATAAAAGAACTAGTTTGAATGTTTGATGATCATGCATCATTTCGGATTCTAAGACGTTaccacaataataatttaatcaatccACTTAATTCCTCATCACTTAACTTTATGAATTTAGTGGTAATACTGTAACTATTATTttcactttaaaaaaaaaaagttataatattGATGATAAATAGAGTTAattaaagagaacaaaaaaagagcatgatataaaaaaaagagagcatCTCATAAAAagataatcataaaaaaatatctcaaataaaaactaactagtaaaaaagacaatttttactatcttaaaatcaattaaacttagatatatatactattttaaataaatgtaCTCATGTATAATTTCTATCTTAATTCTTGACCCATATTAATTTGAGTGTTAAAATTTTTACAGATATAATTACCATATCATCGTTGAGaataaaaaattcgaaatataaaaaatttagaatagatAGATGGTGACAATATCATATTTCTAAtctattttttacaattttattcaaataattcttaaactcaaaagaataaaacaagtctGAACAAAAATaccttcattatttatttttttttttaaaattcacatTCGATCTGGTTTACCTTCACTatatttttccaaatttttattGTGAGAAAACCGAATTCGTGGCTCTTAAGTTCCGTAAAGTGGTATGTTTTTATGTGGGTCCAACTTACCAATTTGGATAAAAATTAAGAAGTTAATCACGGGTAGATGCAAAATAATCACGGGatagagaaaaatgaaaataaaatagtttcaATTAGTCACGGGTTGTTGTCAGGTTGTCAACTAAAATAACAACATATTTCTTCTCATCGAGATTTATATCAGAAAGTTCAGAAAGATTCGCAAACTTAGCAATGCATTAAAGTTTTTTAAGGTgaacaaattaataaattaaaataataaatatttaattatttttaaataaaataataaaatttataaataataaaagttacaaattaaaagataacATGAATTACTTTATAACTTTACTAACATACTTACTttagacaattttttttcttcgatAATGTGGGTATATGTTTTATCGTGGTAAAattgttaatattattattaatgaaatatttatgTACTATGATATTCTGTATTTATTAAAGTCCATCAatactctttttttatattagcctttaattttaatctcatAAAATTTAATGATCTATATAAATGTGGCACATTTAATAAGCACATAAATGTTGAGCTTATTTTAAACATACCCCATGATATCGaatgttaattgatttaattaagaaaaaataatttttttggttttaattttagGCAGTTCAATTTAATATGcgttcttttgtttgttttttgttgTATGTGATGTAGTTTTGACCAGGCATAATTTAACTCAATTTAATGAGAAAAGAGTGCATTCTATAAATACATACCTGCAAAAGCTTCCATAGATATTCCTAAGTCCAAGGAAACACTTTATACGATCTCAACGTCTATTTTCAAAACTGCAAATGAAAGCAGAATTAGGAAGTAGTTAGGTGAAGAATACTTATATTCTTAAAGAAgaatacttttaattaatttggattGGTCAAATGGTCAACTCTTTCCTCTGTTTAAGTAAGTGTCAgggatttaaattttatcttatgcATACAGTAACTTATTAGCTAATAATAGACTTTTAAATAAAGTTCAAATTTACCACGAATTAGTCCAAAGAAATGTACTTCTTCCACGTGCATTTTACATTATCAAATTATATCTATTCCCAATATATATAAGGTAGAAACTTAGGTGCAATCAACTTTACTTGAAGTTAATATCTGAGTTTTAGctatatataataatgataCTTATATTAGTGATTACAAAGAGCTTTATTGTGTAGTGTACGTGAGTAGGAGTATGTTTGTATGacctaaaaaaaaagtaaaacattGTGTTTGTGTATGAtttcaaaaaattgattttacaaATTAGTTTTTCTATGCAATTAAAATGGTTAAAAGCTGACTTTAAGAATGTTCAAAAATCTCTTTTTCAACCTTTTGTATtactatttaataaaatttatacaaatataagaaaaactaatttctttaaataaaaagataatttttgtaaaagaataaaagaaccAAACGCATTCTTAATTAAGAATCTTGTGAAGGAATTAATTTGAGCAAAAGTGTTAATTAGGATCTTAATATTATATGATTTTTGTATATGGATTGAgagtaatattatatatttaaatttttttataaactaaatttaattaaattaaataataaaatttagaataatattaattataactgatttttgttatgttagactaatttaattagacttatttaataaaaagacttagatataaaatattattttataaattaatttctataataaattttagttatgaTAAAGTTGAATTTTAAGATGAattcttctccttccttcaaATATTCATCTGATggtaattttttagtattttatcagtaaaataaaaattataaaatatcatgtcttaaaaataaagaaaggatcatttttatACGTATCATTGTTTTTAATCTAATACGTTCGTCAATCATTAACattaacaattaatattaacaaataagattaaaatcattaataatttataaataattataattagaccaaatttatattataataaactttgaacattaataatataaatttggtCTAATTGTAAAATTTGTCTTAATAATTCAGTTCTCTTACACCAAATTTGGAATAAATCACGTAAAATaagacaaatttttaataagtaaaaaaaaatcaattagatagtaaactttttttaattaatatcaattatttcttttaaatttaaattttaaatcctaattctaaatcTAAATgctaaatcttttaaaatgacattaaaacaataattttataatcatcAGTAATACTAGAGGACAATATATTTCatgatttataattattaattaactattattaatatttttaattatataaaattatatttaataatataaaattacacactctttttattagttaaatactaattagattttaataaaagtattgcctcttaaactttttctttcgtaataaaatgaaaatgtaACTAGTCAGAAGTAAAGCATAAAAGAGGCGTGGGCAGAGAGGCAGAGCTACTAGGATTGTTCCATGGCAGTGATGAGTGATCTAAGATTGTGTTGTAGCATATTAGTGCTGTTGGTTGGTTTTGCAAGGTGTGATTTGGCGAAAGACAGAGACGAATGTGCAGAGAAACTGATTGGGCTAGCTCCCTGTATCCCTTATGTTAGTGGACAAGCCAAGATCCCCACCATAGACTGCTGCAGTGGCCTCAAAGTGGTTCTTGATCAGAGCAAGAAATGCATCTGCATCCTCATCAAAGATCGCAACGATCCTAACCTTGGCATTACCATCAATGCCACCCTCGCTCTTCAACTTCCTATTTCTTGTCATGCACCATCTAATATTTCCCAGTGCGTCGGTAagtctctctctctatctcatCAAATATATGGTGAAAACTCAACTGCAATTGACTTCACGTGaagaagttgatagttgagaactattaaataaaaatttattcaaattagtcaAATCATTTAAAGATTCTCAACTATTAATTTCACGTGAAGTGGACTCGACCTGAGTTTCCAcccaaatatatacatataccgTTTTGCTCCACACATAAATTGGTTTTGGATTCTTTCAGATCTTTTGCATTTGCCACCTAACTCTCCTGATGCTAAGGTGTTTGAGGGGTTTGGAAAATCCACCAAAACCAAGACTTCCACCCCAGTTTCTAGtggtaattattattattattattattattatagagtcattcagataaaaatatttaaattatttttttaaatattttttagtaattaaaatttaatacatatatttgattaaactgtattatttttatcaaaattagataaaataaattgatttggcaAAAAAATCAATGAACCAAATCTTAAatcggtctaaattaatattttttatagaaaataattacaatattcttattataaaaaataactaaaatattcttattatatatatagaaatattttaataatttNtatattttataaaaaaaagtattaatttaTATCGATTTAAGATTTGATTCATTAATTTTTCAACTAAATGAGTTTGTCCAATCTAATTATGATAGAAATAACAtggtttaattaattaaatatgttaaattttaaatgttaaaaaatatcttaaaaaaatattttaaatatctttatttgaatgactttcttgttattattattattatttattgtgttTTTCATAAATGAAGCCCTCTACTTTGGTTTGAAAGTTGGAAAAAACTAAGAAGCTGCGATTAATAATGGTCTTACAGGTGGAGCTAAGAATGGAACAAGCTCAAGTGCTCAAGAAAAGAGCGATGGTGGCAAGGGAAATAGGTGGCATGTGACTGGGGTCATTTGTGTAATTTTACCAACTGTATTCATTTCTAACTTCTATCTCATTTGaactttcaatttttcaaaagctTGTAGCAATGTAGTATGGACAAGAAGGATTCTCTATGGAAAAAAGAAACTTCAAATGGAAAAAGTTTACCACCTCTTACATTTGTATGTACTTATAAAGAAGTTTATCCATTTCTAGTGTTTTTGCTATGATTGGCTAATGTATGTGTCTATCTCGTTCTCATATATTTctgtaaatttttttcttttcaattcctATAATTGTTGttcaaaactaaaattaattctGCCTTTCTATTATTAGTAAACTACACTGAACTATGAAAGTTGTTGGGTCTAAATGCTGCTGTCTAGTCATTTTCTTTCCCCTTTTTtctggctaattttttttgttatggaagTAGAAGTGATGATATACTTTAATGttgtaatttttggtgtttttaaaattgtggaaaat from Arachis duranensis cultivar V14167 chromosome 4, aradu.V14167.gnm2.J7QH, whole genome shotgun sequence encodes:
- the LOC107482773 gene encoding non-specific lipid transfer protein GPI-anchored 14, with product MAVMSDLRLCCSILVLLVGFARCDLAKDRDECAEKLIGLAPCIPYVSGQAKIPTIDCCSGLKVVLDQSKKCICILIKDRNDPNLGITINATLALQLPISCHAPSNISQCVDLLHLPPNSPDAKVFEGFGKSTKTKTSTPVSSGGAKNGTSSSAQEKSDGGKGNRWHVTGVICVILPTVFISNFYLI